In one Butyrivibrio proteoclasticus B316 genomic region, the following are encoded:
- a CDS encoding cysteine hydrolase family protein: protein MKLIVIDVQKGITDERLYDFDGFIRNVTNIIDAARKNNVEVIYVQHDDGPGTGFSFGDKDFEIADQVAPKENEKIFIKTINSCFGNNDLANYLRESKEKDLMIVGLQTNFCIDASVKSAFERGYKVIIPKGTNSTFDNDYMDRETTYKYYNDMMWPERFASCISVDDAIKMIEDLR, encoded by the coding sequence ATGAAGCTTATTGTTATAGATGTACAAAAAGGAATTACTGATGAAAGACTATATGATTTTGACGGATTCATAAGGAATGTGACAAATATCATTGATGCTGCAAGGAAGAATAATGTTGAGGTTATTTATGTTCAGCATGATGATGGCCCTGGAACAGGCTTTTCTTTTGGTGACAAGGATTTTGAGATAGCTGATCAGGTGGCTCCAAAGGAAAATGAGAAGATTTTCATAAAGACGATAAACAGCTGCTTTGGTAATAATGATCTTGCAAATTATCTCAGAGAATCCAAAGAAAAAGATTTGATGATAGTCGGATTGCAGACGAACTTTTGCATTGATGCCTCTGTGAAATCAGCTTTTGAAAGGGGATACAAGGTAATAATTCCGAAAGGTACCAATTCTACTTTCGACAATGATTACATGGATAGAGAAACTACTTACAAGTATTACAACGATATGATGTGGCCGGAAAGATTTGCAAGCTGCATCTCTGTTGATGATGCAATTAAGATGATAGAGGATTTGCGATGA
- a CDS encoding HAD family hydrolase, protein MKLDNIEWLFFDVGSTLVSEEKPFLHRLYEIADAVNEPFDAIQNKVTQLYKEKKKGEQVLIQEYGIERPRWRSEDEELFPESYECLERLSKKYKIGVIANQLPGTAARLEKHGVLKFIDIVIASAEEGLEKPDRRIFELALSRASCKPENAVMIGDRVDNDIIPAKKIGMKTVRVKQGMWKYWDALGEEEQADFEVDDLNAVIELFGWKFENN, encoded by the coding sequence ATGAAGCTGGATAACATAGAATGGCTCTTTTTTGATGTTGGCTCAACTTTGGTAAGTGAGGAAAAGCCATTTTTACATAGACTATACGAAATTGCTGATGCTGTTAATGAACCTTTTGATGCGATACAGAATAAGGTTACTCAGCTTTATAAGGAAAAGAAAAAGGGAGAACAAGTGCTGATTCAAGAATACGGAATAGAAAGACCTCGCTGGAGAAGTGAAGATGAGGAATTGTTTCCGGAGTCATATGAGTGCCTTGAGCGATTGAGTAAGAAATATAAAATTGGAGTCATTGCTAATCAGCTTCCGGGAACAGCAGCCAGATTAGAAAAGCATGGTGTTTTAAAGTTCATAGATATTGTTATTGCTTCTGCAGAAGAAGGATTAGAGAAGCCGGACAGGAGAATATTTGAACTTGCTTTATCAAGAGCTAGTTGTAAGCCTGAGAATGCTGTCATGATCGGAGATAGGGTTGATAATGACATAATACCTGCAAAGAAAATAGGTATGAAGACTGTTCGTGTGAAGCAAGGGATGTGGAAATACTGGGATGCTCTTGGCGAAGAGGAACAGGCAGATTTTGAGGTGGATGATCTGAACGCGGTAATAGAGCTGTTTGGATGGAAATTTGAGAATAATTAG
- a CDS encoding class I SAM-dependent methyltransferase — protein sequence MRDYSELHKKAWEYDAYDFWVKASGTPQERAQKDIADPIGMLKKYAVYFDSFEGIKIANICGSCGKKAIPLALLGADVTIFDISEDNKKYAMEVAAAANTEITFEVGDVLEIDLGRYAEYFDVVFMEGGILHYFHNIDEFMKMMNAILKPGGKIICSDFHPFTKIYDSLKLEQPTGSYFSTDIFEGEMAHARFYDEEIRKSIPKCSYRKYTISEIINSMLRNGFSLKQFDEHPSWEDERLPGEFTAIGIKCN from the coding sequence ATGCGGGATTATAGTGAGCTGCATAAAAAAGCATGGGAGTATGATGCCTATGACTTTTGGGTTAAGGCAAGCGGAACACCACAAGAAAGAGCACAGAAGGATATAGCGGATCCTATAGGAATGCTCAAAAAATATGCCGTATATTTTGATTCCTTTGAAGGTATAAAGATTGCAAATATCTGCGGATCTTGCGGAAAGAAAGCAATTCCGCTGGCACTTCTTGGGGCAGATGTCACTATTTTTGACATTTCTGAAGATAACAAAAAGTATGCTATGGAAGTAGCTGCTGCTGCAAATACTGAGATTACTTTTGAAGTTGGGGATGTGCTTGAAATAGACCTTGGTAGGTATGCTGAATACTTTGATGTAGTTTTTATGGAGGGAGGAATACTTCACTATTTTCACAATATAGATGAGTTTATGAAAATGATGAATGCTATTCTTAAGCCAGGCGGAAAGATAATCTGTAGTGATTTTCATCCTTTTACAAAAATCTATGATAGTTTAAAGCTGGAACAGCCTACGGGGAGCTATTTCTCTACTGATATATTTGAAGGTGAAATGGCACATGCCAGATTTTACGATGAAGAAATAAGAAAAAGCATCCCCAAATGCAGTTATAGAAAATACACGATAAGCGAAATCATAAATTCTATGCTAAGAAATGGTTTTTCTTTAAAACAGTTTGATGAGCACCCTTCCTGGGAAGATGAAAGGCTGCCTGGTGAGTTTACGGCGATTGGAATTAAGTGTAACTAA
- a CDS encoding GNAT family N-acetyltransferase has protein sequence MNNISVHKLTPDMAEQYVAYFDNRAFSDGSEQKGCYCVWHHWTEQKEAERSALPENERPFSKRNYAYELVKNGRLNGFVAISGGEIVGFCNADLKENYFRHSRENDPESWEGIDSDSKVLAIVCYIVAPDMRGMGIADSLLEYACGYAEENGFDYIEGYPSDGAFDARNCGGTDSMYIKREFQIGHAGSRIIARRKLGN, from the coding sequence ATGAATAATATTAGTGTACACAAATTGACGCCTGATATGGCAGAGCAATATGTAGCATATTTTGATAATAGAGCGTTTTCAGATGGTAGTGAGCAAAAAGGTTGTTATTGTGTTTGGCATCATTGGACTGAGCAGAAGGAAGCAGAAAGAAGCGCACTCCCAGAAAATGAACGGCCTTTCAGTAAAAGAAATTATGCATATGAATTGGTTAAGAACGGTAGATTAAACGGATTTGTTGCAATTTCTGGTGGAGAGATTGTTGGATTCTGCAATGCTGATTTAAAAGAAAACTACTTCAGGCACAGTAGAGAAAATGATCCTGAAAGCTGGGAGGGGATAGATTCGGATTCCAAGGTGTTAGCTATAGTATGCTATATCGTGGCCCCTGATATGAGGGGAATGGGAATAGCAGACTCACTATTGGAATATGCCTGCGGTTATGCAGAAGAAAATGGCTTTGATTATATCGAAGGCTATCCATCTGATGGAGCATTTGATGCAAGAAATTGCGGTGGAACGGATTCAATGTATATTAAAAGAGAATTTCAAATTGGCCATGCCGGGAGCAGAATCATTGCAAGAAGAAAATTAGGAAACTAA
- a CDS encoding SDR family oxidoreductase, whose translation MILVTGTTGFVGSKLMKICKDVVAAPSLRNASLDHIKRIVSESGADTIVNTAAISDIGECQKNPESSYIANVQLPVFLAKACEGRKLICFSSDQVYGGLEDNGPYTEENVNPANIYAKYKLEMEQRVLDICPDAVMLRAEWMYDYYVKKSNYYMNIVNAKDAVAFSSRQYRGITYVKEVAENMENVISLPGGIYNFGSETTKSMYEITSQFIEELGLEIRLEDAPARHNLWMDCSKAKRYGVIFSDVSKALMKCAKDNGFEIKNNSGKG comes from the coding sequence ATGATACTTGTAACAGGAACAACAGGGTTTGTTGGCAGTAAATTAATGAAAATCTGCAAAGATGTGGTGGCCGCACCATCACTTAGAAATGCATCTTTGGATCATATCAAGAGAATTGTTAGTGAGAGCGGTGCAGATACTATTGTGAATACTGCAGCTATTTCAGATATTGGAGAATGCCAGAAAAATCCGGAGTCATCATATATTGCAAATGTTCAGCTGCCGGTGTTTCTTGCTAAAGCATGCGAAGGGAGAAAGCTTATCTGCTTTAGCTCTGATCAGGTATATGGCGGACTTGAAGACAATGGGCCTTATACAGAAGAAAATGTTAATCCGGCAAACATTTATGCAAAGTATAAACTTGAAATGGAACAGAGGGTGCTTGATATCTGCCCTGATGCAGTTATGCTTCGCGCTGAATGGATGTATGACTATTACGTAAAAAAGTCCAATTACTACATGAACATTGTAAATGCTAAGGATGCGGTTGCGTTTAGTTCTCGGCAATATAGAGGCATCACTTACGTAAAAGAAGTCGCTGAAAACATGGAAAATGTAATATCATTGCCGGGCGGAATTTATAATTTTGGCAGTGAAACTACAAAATCCATGTATGAGATAACAAGTCAGTTTATAGAAGAACTTGGGTTAGAAATTCGGCTAGAAGATGCACCTGCAAGGCACAATTTGTGGATGGACTGCAGTAAAGCAAAGAGATATGGTGTCATTTTTAGTGATGTTTCTAAAGCTTTGATGAAATGCGCAAAAGACAATGGATTTGAAATTAAGAATAATTCGGGAAAAGGGTGA
- a CDS encoding HD domain-containing protein, with amino-acid sequence MLPTRMEAERLLEEAEKYNPGPWGNHSRVAAHCAEKIALGCEGMNPEKAYILGLLHDIGRKFGVSYLKHVSDGYSYMMSLGYDEVARVCLTHSFNNMRVDEYVGKVDTSDEEYELIQTELGKLSADDYDRLIQLCDALAGSKGVMNIEERMNDVKSRHGNYPQAKWDSNMRLKAYFEEKASKDIYDLVEKDSYTLD; translated from the coding sequence ATGCTACCAACAAGAATGGAAGCAGAAAGACTTTTAGAGGAAGCAGAGAAGTATAATCCTGGACCATGGGGGAATCACAGCCGTGTTGCTGCGCATTGTGCAGAGAAGATTGCTTTAGGCTGTGAGGGGATGAATCCGGAGAAAGCCTATATTTTAGGACTCCTTCATGATATTGGAAGAAAGTTTGGAGTAAGCTATTTGAAACATGTTTCTGATGGATATTCATACATGATGTCCTTGGGATATGATGAAGTTGCCAGAGTGTGCCTTACACATTCCTTCAACAACATGAGAGTTGATGAGTATGTTGGTAAGGTTGATACTTCAGATGAGGAGTATGAGCTGATTCAGACTGAGTTGGGGAAACTTTCAGCTGATGATTATGACAGACTGATCCAACTTTGTGATGCATTGGCCGGAAGTAAAGGTGTGATGAACATCGAAGAACGCATGAATGATGTCAAAAGCCGCCATGGAAATTATCCTCAGGCAAAATGGGATTCCAATATGCGTCTGAAAGCATATTTTGAAGAGAAAGCATCCAAAGATATATATGATTTGGTAGAAAAAGACAGTTATACGCTGGACTAA